ATCTTCTTCGTGTTTAATTTTTGACATTTCTATATCCTTTCCACGTAAACGAAAATAGgtcaatgattaaaaataatatttcctgtAGGTACAGTAAGATTTTTATGTAACAAAATGTAGAGGACGTAATATTTTACTAGGAAAAATATCCGCGATCTCAAACGTATAttgacgaatttttaaattttttattttaaaatttccaaaaataaaagatttcaaatatttaaaatttaacgaatattttcaattttttttttaacaagtctattttaattacagtCCTCTACATTTTGCTGAGATCGCGGATTACAAATATGCAACAGATAAAGTCAACGAATTTTGcaaaatgatagaaaagatatttaaaatgttgataaaaaattaaattgattttatgaagtaaatttgaaatataacaatattctagaatttttaaaaaattgatttataaagtaTACCTCCTCATCTTCCTTTTTGTCGATATTAGTATCCATTATTATTTCGCTAGATAGATTTTTGTCTTCAATTAACTGCTCTTCAGTTTTTAACTCCTCACTTTCATTCATATCTATATCTTGCTCTTCAAGTAAATCTTGTTCTTCTGTTTCAGGAATGTCAATAGTTTTAGTATCATTAATAGATTCTACGATATAATCATTATCTAcagattctatattttcttcttcatgttcaatattttcttttaatatatcatttgccTTATCACAtgtcttattaattatagtcGACATATCATTTTCTTGTATGTCTGAATCagtgtctttttcttttacatctaCAGTTTCTAATTCTTGTagatttgttttgatttctgTTGTTGATTCTTGTTTTTGATTCACATCATCTTTATTATCTAatgattcttttgaaaatgcaATATTAGTAACACTATATCTCACTGGGGACTTTACTGGTGATTTTATAGAAGGTACTTGTGAATCACTTATATTctgttcattttcattattttctgagagatcaatattctttatttcatcttcttttataatttccatGGGACtagcattttcattttctatactTGATACcaattcttttgtttctttttcttcatcttttttaggtgataaagatttttctttttgcataaaaatttctctttgaaCAAGAGTTTCTTCTTGTATAGGAATTTCTTCTTGGGCATGAGTTTCTTCTTGTATAGCAGTTTCCTCCTGTATGGCTGTTTCTTCTTGTATAGCAGTTTCCTCTTGCATAGCTGCTTCTTCTTGCGTAGCAGTTTCTTCTggtattatttcttcttgcaAAGCAGATTCAGATACTGTAGGAGATGGTTCACGAGACATATCATTTTGATCAGCTTTTTTGGGGGATGTCCTCCTTCTAGAATATGGAGTTCTAGTAGTTCTTCGTTTTTTCGTTACAGAGTCTTCCTTTGGTGTCATCACAGGAGCACTTTTAGATAATCTACTAGATTTTTTTGGTGTTTGTGgtatttttgttgatttttcatcattttcttgAACTGTATCATCATGTGTATCTTCTGCACTGGCATTTGTTTTTCcttgatttatttctataatttgaaaatatttatattacattaatttagaAAGGCAATCAATATAGTAttagaaaatgtataaaatatagtatttgtttaaaaatttttaaaaacaataatttttaataatatttttctttaattgtagATATTAATAGAAGAATGATAACAATTTAAGTaaacgtaaataaaaattgctaaCTTCAAAACTAATAGAAGATGTAGAGGCGTCGCATATACAATTCGCACGTAAACAGAAGAAAGGCGCGCATAGTTCGCGCCTATacagaataagaaatattaaaaagaaattctttgcgATTAATTACttctaataattgtaaatatgttatcattttttattcaaagataatataatgaaagaaaaaacaatgaaaactGTTATATGCACCATTATCACCTCACTTGAATGTTTGTCAACATTGGAGTACTTGAATATATAGGCTGTTAGTTAACGAACATCATACTTCAAAAAATTTGGGATAAGCATGAGattaaagaataagaagagaGTAACTTACGATGTACATTTTCCTCTTCTATTGCCTTACGAAGTCGCTCAACGAGCACTGACTTGACGCCTTTTGTATCGAGTCCACGCTTTGAGAGTTCTGTCCGTAATTCGACTACTTTTAACTTTTCCGGATCCATTGCGCGtaatatttcacgatttttattaatccacGCACTTTTATTCGGCAGAAAATCTTACGAAAAGCCCATACACGCGCCAGTGACCCGcgttaaatatacaatatggcGATACAACTGCAAACAACGCGTTACGTGTTGTACATGGATTTTATTGGTCAATGTGGCATTTATTTGAACTAACGCCAACTTCACTGCTAATGGAATTATTTGTCCCCATTGCAGTAATATAgtgtaataattcttattggTTGTTCGAAGGCGGGATTTTATTTGATTGGTTGAGagattatatatgtacatgaaATTCACAAGAACCGCCAATACCATGCAAATTTGTGAGATAAAGTTGTCATACTTGTtggaatatatcatttatcagaattcatgaaaagaaaagtgacttttataaaaattatactttaattgataaaatcatctatgataaaagaaaaattttttatttgagtttcttttatctttttaattgaatttcattcaaacattcaaattttaaaacaacaaTTATTACATGATAACTTGCAAAATATGTAGCAGTTTTTGTAATCGTAATCATCGTAGCTATAATAGCCAatatttataggaaatttattaaatttcattttttggtTTTTTCTATAAACCTTTTCATGACAGCAATAAACGTAAATTGGTTGCATTCAGTTGAGGGAGAATCATTGAtgcatcatttttatataaacacatctaagaaaagaagattttatggtaaagaatgataattaaataaactcttcgttattatgtatatttattgatttatctatatatataaaatgtcttAGGTATTCTTGAAAGACCACCTTTACCTTCTTCGATTGAAGaagttacatataaaatttttatgattggaAGATCTGGAGTAGGAAAAACTGCTGTTGTAGCTCGACTTGCTGGAATATTAGAATCTAATACTTATACTGAAactaatggaataaaaaagacaAATGTATTTTGGCCAGTTAAGATATGGGATAAAGttgtattgtttaaattacaattttgggATACTTCAGAAGcaagcattaaaaaatataatcacatATTGCctgtatgtaaaatataataatataactataagggaatacaatattaaagaatcgcattatttaaatttataggcATGCAAAGACAAAGTAGATGCTATATGTTCCGTATTTTCTTTTGATGATGCAACAGGATTTAATGATGTACCATATTTGATGAATACTATGACAGCCATAAAAGAGAAACCGGCAAATATAGTAATAGGAacaaagtaatttattatatagatattatatagatagatttttttctttcctatgtggtgaaaatatttaactaaattttaaaatattatagatttaaaccATGGTCCAGTTCTACAATAGAAGATGCACggataaaagaatttgaagaCAAATGGAAAGTTAAAGTTATtagaattgatattaataaatttcctatAAGATCTGAAGTGTTTGACTGTTCTTATCAGCTAAATACTATATGTAATATTCTTTGGAATAgagataaagaatttatatctaaacAAATGGGACAAAACTAACAaatctttctatatatttttacagtatttttaagaaatctttaatgatatttaataaaggtaaacatttaataatttttttttttttttttatatcaatttttatataaaaattgatttcttttattaaaatagtaattgtGACACATTTCTAGCAGAGTAAGAAacattcttaatataaaatatccagAAAGTATCTAGATAGATCtagtatgtaaaattaaaccgTTTTCAGTACTGAAAGACAACTTCACAAGAGTTAAACGTTTCGTAGTGGCGGTAAAGTTAGCTATCTAttgattcaattatttgtttttaaagcaaaaaattagaattaattaaagatcttAAAAAGTATATGCGCAGGTGTGttgtgttatatttattatattagagatTTATAATTGCTATTTAATTtgcattataatttgaatcgattatattttaggTTAAATATTTTGGAACACAGCattcgtattttattaattgtttatttttaatagtctttttttttttatcagttaCAAAaccattttaatttgtttcttatgtccattatatatatttatatatttagaatgtcTCGTGATTCATACATATACCTAAACCAATAAAAaacatcgaaaagaaaatatatatatgtatgtatatgtgtatatacatacatacatatatataattattaattatcaaatttaatataatttcattgttatttccgattatataaatatatttgaaacttttattctagaaatgaaaaacaataaaattttcctagTAGGGGGAATAATTTTTGCATCGGAAATCATTTGGTATTTGTACAAAAAAGTTCATAACCTATGGATTAAATCTAGAAGCACTTGCAAAgatttgaaaacaaatattcatGAATCGAAACAAGACATTTCAGAGGTGATgttttttacaaaagaatcTAGTTTTTGTCGAACACACTTAACTAATAAAGAGATTTGTCTGAAAGACACTTGTTCTGTTCAATATTTGAggtaatacatataatacgaTCGCTTAtcgaattatgaataaatattatcgatattatatattttttaacaaacggtgaatgatatttatagaaagttggaaaattatataaaccgAGCGAAAGAAAGTTTAGATATTTGTATGTACATGTTAACTTGTCAATTGTTATCAAATGCAATCGTAAACGCGCATAAACGGGGAGTACTTGTTCGAATAATAATGGATCGAAGTATGGCTTGCAATGAGGCCGCTCAAACGGCTTTATTTTATAGGAATGGTAtgtgaaaaatgattattgcatatttattatcattatatacattaGATACACTTTCAATAACTttcaatactttattattaacgatatttaaattaatctttttcttagaattttgaaattatttgcgTTTTAGGGATCACAATTAGATTAGAATATTACGTTGGTTTAATGCATCATAAGTTCGCGATCGtggataatgatatattaatcacTGGTAGCACGAATTGGACAATGTCTGCTTTTTTTGGGAATTTCGATCACGTAATAGTGACTAATCAACATTCGTTAGTGAAGCCATTCATCGATGAATTTGACAGGCTATGGAAGACATTCCCAAACTCGCaggaaaatatagaatgtcCAGCGGAGTTTTCAGTAAAATAACAACTTGTAATTTGGTAAGTAAGTCGTTtcacttttaaaaatctttcttcctGATACTCAACGTTATCGTTCCGAGAGCGCTTCTTTGACGTCAAGAAATCAAAAGGGAGATCGTAAAACGTGAAGGCGTGTTAGCAGTAGGGGGCATATaagtataatgtatataagcACGTGGTACCAGTTAACTCGTGAAATAGCACGATGCAGATTTGTTCGGTACTCTGAAGAGCTATCTACGCGATATATCGAGTTCCGACACGATGTGACGCGCGGTTGCTTGCTGTTCTCATCGGCCGATAAAAGTGGAACATTGTCCGTACATATAAATAGGTTAGCCTGTATGAAAATAGACGTCGGGCTGTTGGACCGGAGGATCGATGACGGGATACTCGGCGACGAGCCGTCCGCTGCCTcgactttctttctcttcctctcttctgtTTCCAAATTCACGGTCTCACTATTATCGCAATGTTATACGCTTACACGCTTatgcttttaataatttgttaaaattgttcacattatttatttacaaccATGAATCGTTATACCTAGCGTGacgagaagaatatttatatttatatcatagattcgagtatatttttctatcgcgatttttttctcattctatattattatagctgTACATATAGACGTACGCATGTTTTCACACGAGGTAGATATGTTCGCATGTTGGTAGAAGTACGTAACTTGGGAAAGCAAACGATTCGGAATAAACGCGCGATGCGCGGAAATAGTAGCGCGCAAACCCAAAATATCCCATCGTATACGGATAAAAGGCGGAATACACGTTAGTAGtggtaatagtagtaatagtagtagtggtAGAAGTTTTGACGTTTCTTAATCTACCTCttcttatatcaataatagatacgtaataatatttacgaaaatttttctagcaaaattattattttgtttacgtCTCGATAAACGAATCggtaatattttcgaaatattatcgtCAACGATTCCCCGAATCTTTCGCTCTTCTCtaaaatcgtataataaattttgcgaTTTCACTTTTAACACCAACAGATTACGGACGTTCGATGAAATCCGTGCAAACGTTAAACgcacatttataaattcagaTTTCGATGCTCGTGAAAAAtgctcgatatttttaattatttttgtttactcCTTGTCGAGAAAACGGAATACGTGATTTTGCTCGCTTTCTGAAGAACTGGACGAttagatatatagaaaataagtcGACAACTCTAGAAAAATAGGTGTCTCGCAGGTCAAGGGTGTGTCAAATCGGACAAGTAGCACGTTCGCGATGGCTGCGAAACTCGCGGATtcgggaaaaggaaaagaaaaaaggtcaAAGGTCAAGTATTCCTCGATGGTCCTTTTTAGTTGCTCTCTTTTCCATTTGAGACGCGAGATTGAAGgacaagaagaaagaaaaatgtttcacgtatttaaatatatatatatctgcagTAGATGTTTCGctcgtaattaaaaaacatcgcGGAAATATACGAATGTAAAAGTCAGACATATTTTGATAactcttttttcctcgaagGAAATAAATTCGGTTCGAATCAGTTTCGTTCGTCGAACGAAGTTTTTCGAACggtttctcctttctttctttcgctacgaaagaataataataagtttcatcagttttttctcaaaagatttttgaaaaagagaggatACTGACTCGAGAGAATACTATCATAGACTATgttgcaattatttatatttaatgcgtttatttcgatatcatttatatagaaaacatTGTTTCGCGATAACGGAGGCCCAACGCATATTTTGTTGTTTCGTCGCatatttcttcccttcttgttttcccttcctcttcctcgtttCTAGCAATGTCTCTTGATTCTACGTATGATACAATCTTATTGTTACAATTACAAATCTCGCATAGGGAAGAATACGCGTCACTGCGCGTTTACAGCCTGCTGTTTCGTGGTAAGGTGGCTCTACCAAAATTCTGTTGTATCCATCAACGATCGATTTCTATATGTTCTCTCCTTCTACCGATAAATTGCTAAAAGAATATATGCGCGCTATGTTTATGCATACGCTATATCGCTTAACGACGCTAAATACCGAATTAATCTCtattcgagttttttttcttcttttccaaaattttttcgcTCCAAATTCTTCGCGTAAGAAACGTTTAGAACGTTTGTTTCCTCTTAACGATGGAACGAAATCCTCGATTTCACGCAAGGCCTCGTACGTA
This region of Apis mellifera strain DH4 linkage group LG14, Amel_HAv3.1, whole genome shotgun sequence genomic DNA includes:
- the LOC410561 gene encoding ciliogenesis and planar polarity effector 2, giving the protein MTAINVNWLHSVEGESLMHHFYINTSKKRRFYGILERPPLPSSIEEVTYKIFMIGRSGVGKTAVVARLAGILESNTYTETNGIKKTNVFWPVKIWDKVVLFKLQFWDTSEASIKKYNHILPACKDKVDAICSVFSFDDATGFNDVPYLMNTMTAIKEKPANIVIGTKFKPWSSSTIEDARIKEFEDKWKVKVIRIDINKFPIRSEVFDCSYQLNTICNILWNRDKEFISKQMGQN
- the LOC727254 gene encoding mitochondrial cardiolipin hydrolase, with the protein product MIFNKEMKNNKIFLVGGIIFASEIIWYLYKKVHNLWIKSRSTCKDLKTNIHESKQDISEVMFFTKESSFCRTHLTNKEICLKDTCSVQYLRKLENYINRAKESLDICMYMLTCQLLSNAIVNAHKRGVLVRIIMDRSMACNEAAQTALFYRNGITIRLEYYVGLMHHKFAIVDNDILITGSTNWTMSAFFGNFDHVIVTNQHSLVKPFIDEFDRLWKTFPNSQENIECPAEFSVK